The following are encoded together in the Brassica napus cultivar Da-Ae chromosome A9, Da-Ae, whole genome shotgun sequence genome:
- the LOC106426697 gene encoding ent-copalyl diphosphate synthase, chloroplastic: MSLQYYALNSIQSNNLFSTKTTVSPSSSSLSSYVLKISGSPLSLGSDKPRSCSIYCTKLRTQEYPKSHEIQHDIPLIQWQQLQGDAPQISVGSNDIAIEEAVKRVKSILKNLSDGEITISAYDTAWVALIDAGDKTPAFPSAVKWIANNQLSDGSWGDAYLFSYHDRLINTLACVVALTSWNLFPHQCHKGIMFFRENIGKLEEEDDEHMPIGFEVAFPSLLEIARGINIDVPYDSPVLKDIYAKKELKLTRIPKEIMHKIPTTLLHSLEGMRDIEWEKLLKLQCQDGSFLFSPSSTAFAFMQTRDSKCLGYLRNAVKRFNGGVPNVFPVDLFEHIWIVDRLQRLGISRYFEEEIKECLDYVHRYWTDKGICWARCSHVQDIDDTAMAFRLLRLNGYKVSADVFKVFEKEGEFFCFAGQSNQAVTGMFNLYRASQLAFPREDILINAKEFSSKYLQHKQEKGELLDKWIIMKDLPGEIGFALEVPWYASLPRVETRFYIEQYGGENDVWIGKTLYRMPYVNNNEYLELAKQDYNNCQALHQLEWDTFQKWYEENWLSVWGVSRSELLECYYLAAATIFEAERSHERMVWAKSSVLVKAIFSSFGESSDSRRSFFDQFRNYIANARQSDPYFNNRSIRLDRPGSVQASGLVGILIRTLNQISFDHYMSHGRDVISILYQSWGEWLEKWKLDGNEGHGELLVKMIILMKNNDLTNLFTHPRFVRLSEIINRINLIAQYLKTMRNDKKETTIERMEYEMEQMVELVLLEVDTLRDVSITFLDVAKTFYYSASCGDHLQTHMDKILFQKVL; encoded by the exons ATGTCTCTACAATACTATGCTCTTAACTCTATTCAAAGTAACAACTTGTTCAGTACTAAAACAACAGTTTCTCCTTCTagttcttctctctcttcttatgTCCTTAAGATCTCAG gaTCACCGCTAAGTTTGGGGAGCGACAAACCCAGAAGCTGCTCCATATATTGTACAAAACTTCGAACTCAAG AATACCCTAAATCTCACGAAATTCAACATGATATACCTCTAATACAGTGGCAACAGCTTCAAGGAGATGCTCCTCag aTTAGTGTTGGAAGTAATGATATTGCAATCGAAGAAGCAGTGAAAAGAGTGAAgtccattttaaaaaacttaagtGACGGTGAAATTACGATATCGGCATATGACACTGCTTGGGTTGCTTTGATCGACGCCGGAGATAAAACTCCGGCATTTCCCTCCGCCGTGAAATGGATAGCCAACAATCAGCTATCCGATGGTTCATGGGGTGATGCCTACCTCTTCTCTTATCATGACCGTCTCATCAACACACTTGCCTGCGTCGTTGCTCTAACATCATGGAATCTCTTTCCTCATCAATGCCACAAag GAATCAtgttttttagagaaaatatcggaaagctagaagaagaagacgatgagcATATGCCTATTGGATTCGAAGTAGCCTTTCCTTCATTACTTGAGATAGCTCGAGGAATAAACATAGATGTACCGTACGATTCTCCGGTCTTGAAGGATATATACGCCAAGAAGGAGCTAAAGCTAACAAG GATACCCAAAGAGATAATGCACAAGATACCAACAACATTGTTGCATAGTTTGGAGGGCATGCGTGATATAGAATGGGAAAAGCTATTGAAACTTCAGTGTCAAGATGGATCTTTCCTCTTCTCTCCTTCCTCGACCGCTTTCGCATTCATGCAGACCCGAGACAGTAAGTGTCTTGGGTATTTGCGCAATGCCGTCAAACGTTTCAATGGAGGAG ttcCCAATGTATTTCCTGTGGATCTTTTCGAGCACATATGGATCGTGGATCGCCTACAACGGTTAGGGATATCGAGATACTTTGAAGAAGAGATTAAAGAGTGTCTTGACTATGTTCACAG ATATTGGACAGACAAAGGCATATGTTGGGCTAGATGTTCCCATGTCCAAGATATCGACGATACAGCCATGGCATTTAGGCTCTTAAGACTTAATGGATACAAAGTTTCCGCgg ATGTGTTCAAGGTCTTCGAGAAAGAAGGAGAGTTTTTCTGCTTCGCGGGCCAATCAAACCAGGCGGTGACTGGTATGTTCAATCTATACCGGGCATCGCAATTAGCGTTTCCAAGGGAAGATATATTGATAAACGCCAAAGAATTTTCGTCCAAGTATCTACAACATAAACAAGAGAAAGGAGAGTTGCTTGATAAGTGGATTATAATGAAAGACTTACCTGGCGAG ATTGGGTTCGCGTTGGAGGTTCCATGGTATGCAAGCTTGCCTCGAGTGGAGACGAGATTCTATATTGAGCAGTATGGTGGAGAAAACGACGTTTGGATTGGCAAGACCCTTTATAg GATGCCATATGTGAACAATAATGAATATCTGGAATTAGCAAAACAAGACTACAACAACTGCCAAGCTCTGCATCAACTCGAATGGGACACTTTCCAAAA GTGGTATGAAGAAAATTGGTTAAGTGTGTGGGGTGTGAGTAGAAGCGAGCTTCTAGAGTGCTATTACCTAGCGGCTGCGACTATCTTTGAGGCAGAGAGGTCACATGAGAGAATGGTTTGGGCTAAATCAAGTGTATTGGTTAAAGCCATTTTTTCCTCTTTTGGTGAATCCTCTGACTCAAGAAGGAGCTTCTTCGATCAATTTCGTAACTATATTGCCAATGCTCGACAAAGTGATCCTTACTTCAATAACAG GAGTATAAGATTGGACCGACCAGGATCGGTTCAGGCGAGTGGGCTTGTCGGAATCTTAATCAGAACTTTGAATCAGATATCGTTTGATCATTACATGTCTCATGGTCGTGACGTTATCAGTATCCTCTATCAATCG TGGGGAGAATGGCTGGAGAAATGGAAATTAGACGGAAATGAAGGACATGGAGAGCTCCTGGTGAAGATGATAATTCTAATGAAGAACAATGACCTAACTAACTTATTCACTCATCCTCGCTTTGTTCGTCTCTCAGAAATCATCAACCGAATCAATCTTATTGCCCAATACCTAAAG ACAATGAGAAACGATAAGAAAGAGACGACAATAGAGAGAATGGAGTATGAGATGGAGCAAATGGTTGAGTTAGTATTGTTGGAGGTTGACACACTCCGTGATGTCAGCATCACGTTTCTCGATGTTGCTAAAACTTTTTACTATTCTGCTTCATGTGGTGATCATCTCCAAACTCACATGGACAAAATCTTGTTTCAAAAAGTTCTATAA
- the LOC125577660 gene encoding F-box protein SKIP17-like isoform X1 yields MDSPTTTTQKPSSVSTTVPGFNHSHVIFSSLLSFPNSSPFSIASSFDRELDKALASASGDVSAQDSLLDRTLQLASLLLDSTKRCFRKRASAHNSSSWFLPPDLTIKVFSMLDTKSLMQASVCCTLFNKCAMDRLCYTHIDLTTAARKADSGVVCIMIHRAGKELRSLKLGRVARSDGSDPTPSLLNGSFLSPLSYNHGFLGSRLRSLRLYNIRPINYTSFTEVLSLCSNLTDLMITGLNCPVMLLFKTLREKCRLIENLCLEAYQASGTVDAKTGSPLIEFVTNSYNLTSLTLISFRLTDGLALNLAESSSKLKYLNLSRSPTLNGRFLRDLGHSCKESSLKTLIMRNCYNLQEKEVMELCNSLLKGKFKSIRHIDVSSNNGLLTNGVRFYKPELPLKKLKEERSDVTFVADFPLLRSGKCYRVCDEGDEEELREIEMIEAKNDGGNEDDSDDEESDDDDDEDDTSDGTGEEDDSEEEDMEF; encoded by the exons ATGGATTCTCCGACGACCACCACCCAAAAGCCTAGTTCCGTCTCCACTACTGTTCCCGGCTTCAACCACAGCCACGTCATTTTCTCATCGCTCCTTTCGTTTCCGAACTCCTCTCCGTTCTCCATTGCCTCCTCCTTCGATCGAGAGCTCGACAAAGCCCTCGCTTCAGCTTCCGGCGACGTCTCTGCTCAGGACTCTCTCCTCGACCGCACTCTCCAGCTCGCGTCGCTTCTTCTAGACTCCACTAAACGATGCTTCCGGAAGCGAGCTTCTGCTCACAACTCCAGTTCCTGGTTCCTCCCTCCCGACCTCACCATCAAG GTGTTTTCGATGCTTGATACAAAGTCTCTAATGCAAGCTTCTGTATGCTGCACGCTGTTCAACAAGTGTGCAATGGACCGTTTATGCTACACCCACATCGACTTGACAACCGCTGCTAGAAAAGCTGATAGTGGAGTTGTCTGCATTATGATCCATCGGGCTGGCAAAGAACTCAG ATCCCTCAAGCTTGGTCGTGTTGCTCGTTCAGATGGATCTGATCCTACTCCATCTTTGCTTAACGGATCTTTTCTTTCCCCACTTTCCTATAATCATGGTTTTCTTGG GAGTCGCTTGAGAAGCCTACGGCTTTACAATATCAGACCGATTAACTACACTTCCTTTACCGAGGTGTTGTCACTTTGTTCGAATCTCACTGACCTGATGATTACTGGATT AAACTGTCCAGTTATGCTTCTGTTTAAGACACTGAGAGAAAAATGTCGTCTCATAGAGAACCTGTGCTTAGAGGCCTATCAAGCCTCAG GCACTGTAGATGCAAAAACAGGTTCACCCTTGATAGAGTTTGTGACCAACTCCTACAACTTAACTTCTCTAACCCTCATAAGTTTTCGACTAACCGATGGATTGGCCTTGAATCTTGCTGAG AGTTCTAGTAAACTGAAGTACCTGAACTTGTCCAGATCGCCAACACTCAATGGTCGTTTTTTGAG GGATTTGGGTCATAGCTGCAAAGAGAGTTCACTCAAGACTCTAATAATGCGGAACTGCTACAATCTACAGGAG AAAGAAGTCATGGAACTTTGTAACTCGTTACTCAAGGGAAAGTTCAAATCCATTCGGCacatt GATGTTTCAAGTAACAATGGCTTACTTACTAATGGCGTGAGATTTTACAAACCAGA GTTGCCTTTGAAGAAGCTGAAAGAAGAAAGATCAGATGTCACATTTGTGGCTGATTTTCCATTATTAAG GTCAGGAAAGTGTTACCGTGTCTGCGATGAAGGGGATGAAGAAGAGCTGAGGGAGATAGAAATGATAGAAGCCAAGAACGATGGAGGGAATGAAGATGACTCGGACGATGAAGagtctgatgatgatgatgatgaggacgaTACAAGCGATGGAACGGGTGAAGAAGATGACTCGGAAGAGGAGGATATGGAGTTTTGA
- the LOC125577664 gene encoding photosystem I reaction center subunit II-1, chloroplastic-like, producing MAAQASGLFSSAVTTAATSGVKKLHLFTTSHRPRSLSFPKTAIRAEKADSAAAAAVKEEAPVGFTPPQLDPNTPSPIFAGSTGGLLRKAQVEEFYVITWNSPKEQIFEMPTGGAAIMREGPNLLKLARKEQCLALGTRLRSKYKINYQFYRVFPNGEVQYLHPKDGVYPEKANAGREGVGQNMRSIGKNVSPIEVKFTGKQSYDL from the coding sequence atggcaGCTCAAGCCTCGGGTCTCTTTAGCTCCGCCGTGACAACCGCCGCTACCTCCGGCGTAAAAAAGCTCCACCTTTTCACGACATCCCACCGTCCAAGATCCCTCTCCTTCCCCAAAACCGCAATCCGCGCCGAGAAAGCAGactccgccgccgccgccgccgtgaAAGAAGAAGCTCCGGTGGGATTCACGCCGCCGCAGCTAGACCCGAACACGCCGTCTCCGATCTTCGCGGGAAGCACGGGCGGTCTTCTCCGCAAGGCCCAGGTGGAGGAGTTCTACGTCATCACGTGGAACTCGCCGAAGGAGCAGATCTTTGAGATGCCGACGGGAGGCGCGGCGATCATGAGGGAAGGTCCGAACTTGCTGAAGCTGGCGAGGAAAGAGCAGTGCTTGGCCTTGGGGACGAGGCTTAGGTCCAAGTACAAGATTAACTACCAGTTCTACAGGGTGTTCCCTAACGGTGAGGTTCAGTATCTTCATCCTAAAGATGGGGTTTATCCGGAGAAGGCGAATGCGGGAAGGGAAGGTGTTGGTCAGAACATGAGATCTATTGGGAAAAATGTTAGTCCCATTGAAGTTAAGTTCACTGGGAAACAAAGTTATGATTTGTAA
- the LOC106395867 gene encoding protein FANTASTIC FOUR 1-like — protein sequence MSVVGQAYDHLLKKQISQNADVGGWSFLQSLCETKGIVRNREDQTKKTSYVHPTDQKLFVAKLSLEMCTESLGTESGSETGDEISLLALEATNIPMLPVKRTPREETYPKVRENSFPPPLKSVKGFNHSRMVKSYTEDGRLVVQAIRVCSPPRCFVSERCEGRLRLCLSESSLLSHDGNEQFEDNENGLEDDAEEEDEGKIGNNKFRRPRRRCNENGCEPKTMHKWKQEQFWVTT from the coding sequence ATGTCAGTGGTTGGCCAAGCTTACGACCATCTTCTCAAGAAGCAGATAAGCCAAAACGCTGACGTGGGTGGATGGAGTTTCCTGCAATCTCTCTGTGAAACCAAAGGCATTGTCCGAAACAGAGAAGACCAAACAAAGAAAACGTCTTACGTCCACCCAACTGATCAGAAGCTGTTCGTAGCTAAACTTAGCCTCGAGATGTGCACAGAGAGTCTCGGTACCGAGAGTGGGAGTGAAACTGGAGACGAGATCTCGTTGCTTGCGCTGGAAGCAACCAATATACCAATGCTTCCTGTTAAAAGAACACCACGAGAAGAAACTTACCCTAAAGTACGTGAAAACAGTTTTCCCCCGCCGTTAAAATCCGTGAAAGGGTTTAACCATAGCCGCATGGTGAAATCTTATACAGAAGATGGTCGTCTTGTAGTTCAAGCAATTAGGGTTTGCTCACCGCCTCGTTGCTTTGTATCTGAACGTTGTGAAGGAAGGCTTCGTCTCTGTTTGTCAGAGAGTTCTTTACTTAGCCACGATGGGAATGAGCAGTTTGAAGACAACGAGAATGGACTagaagatgatgcagaggagGAGGACGAGGGTAAAATCGGAAATAACAAATTTAGAAGGCCGAGAAGGAGATGCAATGAAAATGGATGTGAGCCTAAAACCATGCATAAATGGAAGCAGGAACAATTTTGGGTGACTACATGA
- the LOC106426756 gene encoding F-box protein At4g02760, with protein sequence MDAPPNPKRPCHDPSSVKDPSSLHLAPGFNQSNVDTTISSFLSLSDLPLFSSSPLSIACSFDRVLDKVIDASDHDRFLDRTLQLASLLHSSTKRCIRKRATLHNSISWPLLPELTTKVFSMLDTKSLMQASVCCTMFNKCAMDRVCYSHIDLTMAAKNVDNGVVCIMIHRAGKELRSLKLGSISSRSTFLLTRSCLAPLSFNHGFAGGLLRSLHLYNLTLTPGKSLCAVLSLCPNLTDLKVIGFISGTDKVNSVEHLAPITTNCRLIEHLFLENCGAAGPPSSSSVVEFVDNCPNLSSLTLFQFGVNDAMTRTIIMGFRQLKYINLSGTYGISGSFLRDLGLSCKDSPLETLSLRDCYYLKEREVLLFLNSILAGDFKSIRYIDISSKHGLVSDAGIATFEPKFPIEELKKQKPGVTFVAIFPAPSSSSSSSSELYSDSTSSSGSSYYSYGEDEEEYDDSG encoded by the exons ATGGACGCTCCTCCCAATCCCAAGCGACCTTGCCATGACCCTTCTTCGGTCAAAGATCCCAGCTCCCTCCATCTCGCTCCAGGTTTCAACCAAAGCAACGTGGATACGACCATCTCCTCTTTCCTCTCCTTGTCGGACTTGCCTCTGTTCTCCTCCTCCCCACTCTCCATCGCCTGCTCTTTCGATCGAGTGCTGGATAAAGTCATTGATGCCTCCGATCATGATCGTTTCCTGGATCGTACTCTCCAACTCGCGTCGCTTCTTCACAGCTCCACCAAGCGTTGCATAAGGAAACGCGCCACCCTCCACAACTCTATATCCTGGCCTCTCCTCCCTGAGCTAACCACCAAG GTGTTTTCAATGCTTGATACCAAGTCTCTAATGCAAGCTTCCGTATGCTGCACAATGTTCAACAAGTGTGCCATGGACCGTGTGTGTTACTCCCACATCGACCTCACAATGGCTGCCAAAAATGTTGATAATGGTGTTGTGTGTATTATGATCCATCGGGCTGGAAAAGAACTCAG ATCCCTCAAGCTTGGTTCTATCTCTTCCAGATCAACGTTTTTGCTTACGAGATCTTGTCTTGCTCCACTCTCTTTTAATCACGGTTTTGCTGG GGGTCTCTTGAGAAGCCTACACCTTTACAATCTGACACTCACGCCTGGAAAGTCCTTATGTGCTGTGTTGTCACTCTGTCCAAATCTCACTGATTTGAAGGTTATTGGATT TATATCAGGTACTGACAAGGTAAATTCAGTAGAGCATCTAGCGCCAATCACTACGAATTGTCGCTTGATAGAGCATTTGTTCTTAGAGAACTGTGGTGCAGCAG GACCCCCATCAAGTTCATCCGTGGTTGAGTTTGTGGATAATTGCCCCAACTTGAGCTCGCTAACACTCTTTCAATTTGGGGTAAACGACGCAATGACCCGAACTATTATTATG GGTTTTCGTCAACTGAAGTACATAAACCTGTCTGGAACTTATGGAATTAGTGGTTCCTTTTTGAG GGATTTGGGACTTAGCTGCAAAGACAGTCCACTCGAGACTCTATCGTTGCGCGACTGCTATTATCTAAAAGAG AGAGAAGTGTTGCTATTTTTGAATTCAATACTTGCGGGAGACTTCAAATCAATTCGGTACATT GACATATCAAGCAAACACGGTTTAGTGTCTGATGCTGGGATTGCAACTTTTGAACCAAA ATTTCCTATTGAGGAGCTGAAGAAACAAAAACCAGGTGTCACATTTGTCGCAATTTTTCCAGCACCATCATCATCCTCGTCGTCAAG CTCGGAATTATATTCAGAcagtacatcttcttccgggaGTTCTTATTACAGCTACGGGGAGGATGAGGAGGAGTACGACGACTCGGGGTAA
- the LOC125577660 gene encoding F-box protein SKIP17-like isoform X2 yields MDSPTTTTQKPSSVSTTVPGFNHSHVIFSSLLSFPNSSPFSIASSFDRELDKALASASGDVSAQDSLLDRTLQLASLLLDSTKRCFRKRASAHNSSSWFLPPDLTIKVFSMLDTKSLMQASVCCTLFNKCAMDRLCYTHIDLTTAARKADSGVVCIMIHRAGKELRSLKLGRVARSDGSDPTPSLLNGSFLSPLSYNHGFLGSRLRSLRLYNIRPINYTSFTEVLSLCSNLTDLMITGLNCPVMLLFKTLREKCRLIENLCLEAYQASGTVDAKTGSPLIEFVTNSYNLTSLTLISFRLTDGLALNLAESSSKLKYLNLSRSPTLNGRFLRDLGHSCKESSLKTLIMRNCYNLQEDVSSNNGLLTNGVRFYKPELPLKKLKEERSDVTFVADFPLLRSGKCYRVCDEGDEEELREIEMIEAKNDGGNEDDSDDEESDDDDDEDDTSDGTGEEDDSEEEDMEF; encoded by the exons ATGGATTCTCCGACGACCACCACCCAAAAGCCTAGTTCCGTCTCCACTACTGTTCCCGGCTTCAACCACAGCCACGTCATTTTCTCATCGCTCCTTTCGTTTCCGAACTCCTCTCCGTTCTCCATTGCCTCCTCCTTCGATCGAGAGCTCGACAAAGCCCTCGCTTCAGCTTCCGGCGACGTCTCTGCTCAGGACTCTCTCCTCGACCGCACTCTCCAGCTCGCGTCGCTTCTTCTAGACTCCACTAAACGATGCTTCCGGAAGCGAGCTTCTGCTCACAACTCCAGTTCCTGGTTCCTCCCTCCCGACCTCACCATCAAG GTGTTTTCGATGCTTGATACAAAGTCTCTAATGCAAGCTTCTGTATGCTGCACGCTGTTCAACAAGTGTGCAATGGACCGTTTATGCTACACCCACATCGACTTGACAACCGCTGCTAGAAAAGCTGATAGTGGAGTTGTCTGCATTATGATCCATCGGGCTGGCAAAGAACTCAG ATCCCTCAAGCTTGGTCGTGTTGCTCGTTCAGATGGATCTGATCCTACTCCATCTTTGCTTAACGGATCTTTTCTTTCCCCACTTTCCTATAATCATGGTTTTCTTGG GAGTCGCTTGAGAAGCCTACGGCTTTACAATATCAGACCGATTAACTACACTTCCTTTACCGAGGTGTTGTCACTTTGTTCGAATCTCACTGACCTGATGATTACTGGATT AAACTGTCCAGTTATGCTTCTGTTTAAGACACTGAGAGAAAAATGTCGTCTCATAGAGAACCTGTGCTTAGAGGCCTATCAAGCCTCAG GCACTGTAGATGCAAAAACAGGTTCACCCTTGATAGAGTTTGTGACCAACTCCTACAACTTAACTTCTCTAACCCTCATAAGTTTTCGACTAACCGATGGATTGGCCTTGAATCTTGCTGAG AGTTCTAGTAAACTGAAGTACCTGAACTTGTCCAGATCGCCAACACTCAATGGTCGTTTTTTGAG GGATTTGGGTCATAGCTGCAAAGAGAGTTCACTCAAGACTCTAATAATGCGGAACTGCTACAATCTACAGGAG GATGTTTCAAGTAACAATGGCTTACTTACTAATGGCGTGAGATTTTACAAACCAGA GTTGCCTTTGAAGAAGCTGAAAGAAGAAAGATCAGATGTCACATTTGTGGCTGATTTTCCATTATTAAG GTCAGGAAAGTGTTACCGTGTCTGCGATGAAGGGGATGAAGAAGAGCTGAGGGAGATAGAAATGATAGAAGCCAAGAACGATGGAGGGAATGAAGATGACTCGGACGATGAAGagtctgatgatgatgatgatgaggacgaTACAAGCGATGGAACGGGTGAAGAAGATGACTCGGAAGAGGAGGATATGGAGTTTTGA